The Pseudomonas sp. IB20 region GCACGATCAAATCCTTCGACGAGGACGGCCGCGTGCTGCTGTGCAGCTCGTTCTCGAAAACCCTGGCGCCAGGCTTGCGTATCGGCTGGGTTGCGCCCGGGCGATACCTGGAGCGGGTGCTGCACATGAAATACATCAGCACCGGTTCCACTGCGACCCAACCGCAGATCGCCATCGCCGAATTCCTCAAAAACGGCCACTTCGAGCCACATTTGCGGCGGATGCGCACCCAATACCAGCGTAATCGCGACCTGATGCTCGACTGGGTCAGCCGCTATTTCCCGGCAGGCACACGCGCCAGTCGGCCCCAGGGCAGCTTCATGCTGTGGATCGAGCTGCCAGAAGGCTTCGACACCCTCAAGCTCAACCGCGTGCTAGTGGAACAAGGCGTACAGGTGGCGGTGGGCAGCATTTTTTCCGCTTCCGGCAAGTACCGTAACTGCCTGCGCATGAACTACGCTGCCAAGCCAACCGCGCAGATCGAAGAAGCGGTGCGCAAGGTCGGCGCCGCCGCGATCAAGATGCTTGCCGAGGCGTCAGACTGACCTTTCGCCGGAATTGGCCGTCATATGCCCAACCGCCCTGACCTGGAAGCAGCGCCCTTGATGACTCGACGGCTTTTACCGTTTTTCCTGCTGGGCGCCCTGGCCCTGGGCGGCTGCGCTACGGTCGATACGCCGCGCGTGCCCAGCGACGCCCTGCCCGCCGCCCAATCGTCGTTCGGCCGCTCGATCCAGGCGCAGGCGGCGCCGTATCAGGGCCGCTCAGGCTTTCGCCTGCTGCCCAACAGCAGTGAAGCCTTCATGGCCCGCGCCGAACTGATCCGTAACGCCCAAAGCAGCCTCGACCTGCAGTACTACATCGTCCACGACGGCATCAGCACGCGCATGCTGGTGGATGAACTGCTCAAGGCCGCCGACCGTGGCGTGCGCGTGCGCATCCTGCTGGACGACACCACCAGCGATGGCCTCGACCAGATCATCGCCACCCTCGCCGCCCACCCACAGATTGAAATCCGCCTGTTCAACCCGCTGCACCTGGGCCGCAGCACCGGCGTGACGCGGGCCATGGGCCGATTGTTCAACCTGTCGCTGCAACACCGGCGCATGCACAACAAGCTGTGGCTGGCGGACAACAGCGTGGCGATTGTCGGCGGGCGCAACCTGGGCGACGAGTATTTCGACGCCGAGCCCAACCTGAACTTCACCGATATCGACATGCTCAGCGTCGGCCCGGTGGCTGAGCAGCTCGGCCACAGTTTTGATCAGTACTGGAACAGCGCGCTGAGCAAGCCGATTGATGACTTCGTCTCCAACGCCCCGTCCAAACGCGACCTGGCCGCCGCACGTGTGCGCCTGCACGACTCGCTGGCCGAATCACGCCAGCAGAATCACACCCTGTATAACCGCTTGCGCACCTACCAGACCCAGCCGCGCATGGACATCTGGCGCCGCGAGCTGATCTGGGCCTGGAACCAGGCGTTGTGGGACGCGCCGAGCAAGGTGCTGGCCAAGGCCGACCCCGACCCGCGCTTGCTGCTCACCACCCAACTGGCGCCGGAGCTGGAAGGCGTCAACCATGAGCTGATCATGATTTCGGCGTACTTCGTGCCCGGCCAGCCTGGGCTGGTGTACCTGACCGGCCGCGCCGATGCGGGGGTGTCGGTGAGCCTGCTGACCAACTCACTGGAGGCCACCGACGTACCGGCCGTGCACGGCGGCTATGCGCCGTATCGCAAGGCGCTGCTGGAGCACGGCGTAAAACTTTATGAGCTGCGCCGCCAACCCGGCGACCCCAGCGCCGGCAGCGGCCCGCACTTGTTTCGCCGAGGCGCCTTCCACGGCTCGGACTCCAGCCTGCACAGCAAGGCGATGATCTTTGATCGGGAGAAGTCGTTTATCGGCTCATTCAACTTCGACCCACGTTCAGTGCTGTGGAACACCGAAGTCGGCGTGCTGGTGGACAGCCCCGAACTGGCGGAGCACGTTCGCAACCTGGCGTTGCAAGGCATGGCACCGGCCTTGAGCTACCAGGCGAAACTGCAGGACGGGCAAGTGGTGTGGGTGACCGAAGATAACGGCCAATTGCACACACTGACCGATGAACCCGGCAGTTGGTGGCGCCGGTTCAATGCCTGGTTCGCCACGTCAGTCGGCCTGGAGCGGATGCTTTAAGGACAGAGTAGATCCCTGTGGGCGCCGGGCTTGCCCGCGATGGCGGAGTGTCAGGCACTGTATTGGCAGCTGACACACCACTATCGCAGGCAAGCCAGCTCCCACGGTTGATTGCATTTCAGGTCAGGCCGGTTGCGCGACGCCAAACGCGCCCTGGCGCAACAACAACACCACCAGCCCCAACGCCCCGGCTGCCATCAGCCACGGCAATGCATGCCCGCTGATCCACTGGCTGCCCGCACCGGCCACCAGCGGCCCGATCAGGCAACCGATGCCCCACAACTGCGCCACGTGGGCATTGGCGCGCACCAGCGCATCGTCGCGGTAACGCTCGCCGATCAGGATCAGCGACAAGGTGAACAACCCACCGGCACTGGCGCCGAAGACCACCCACACCGGCCAGATCAGCGGCGTGTGCAGTAACAGCGGAATCGCCAGGCTGGAGGCCAGCAACAGCAGCGCACAGCTCAAGAACAGCGTGCGTCGCGGCAGATAGTCGGCCAATGCGCCAATGGGCAATTGCAGCAACGCATCGCCGACCACCACCGTACTGACCATGGCCAAAGCAATCTCGGCCGTGAAACCTTGCTGCAGGCAATACACCGGCAGCAGCGTCAGAATCATCGCCTCGAATGCAGCGAACAACGCCACCGCCCAGGCAATCGCCGGCAGGCCCCGGCAAAAACGCCACAGATCGCCGAAGGTGACGCTGAAGGATTCGGCCGTCGGCGCACCGGAACGCCCGAGCAACAGCAGCGGCGCGACCATCAACAGGCCCACGCCCACCCAGAAGCCGTAATCATGGTCGGTGCCGAGCACGCCCAGCAGCAATGGCCCCGACAATTGGCTCAAGGCATACGTGCAGCCATACAGCGCGACCAAGCGGCCACGCCACTGCTCCACCACCAACTGGTTGATCCAGCTTTCACCGAGGATAAACACGATGGTCAGGATCACCCCGATCATCAGCCGCAGCACCAGCCAGACCGGGTAGCTGGGCAGGATTGCCAGCAGGCCGATGGACACTGCACCGGCCCACAGGCACAAGCGCATCAGGTTGGCGGTGCCCAGCCATGAAGCCATGCGGCTGGAGACCTTCGCGCCCAGTAGCACGCCGAAGGCCGGCATGGCTGCCATCACCCCAATGGCGAAACTGCCGTAGCCCCAGCTTTCCAGGCGCAGGGACACCAGCGGCATGCTGACGCCCAGGGCCAGGCCAACGCTGAGTACCGAGGCCAGGACGGCGAAATAAGTCGCCCAACGCATTTCCACGCTCCTGTGGATAATTTCTGGGTTTCAAACGAACTGTAGGAGCGAACTTATGTGGGAGCCGCGCTTGCCCGCGATGCAGACGCCTCGGTGTGTCAGTCACACCTTGGTGCTGCTACCGGAGGCAAGCCAGCTCCCACACCAGCTTGCTCCTACAGGGGATCAGCAGTATTGCTTAGAGCTTGATCCAGGTCGCCTTCAGCTCGGTGTACTTGTCGAACGCGTGCAGCGACTTGTCGCGACCATTGCCCGACTGCTTGAAGCCACCAAACGGCGCGGTCATGTCGCCGCCATCGTACTGGTTGACCCATACGCTGCCAGCGCGCAAGGCCTTAGCGGTCAGGTGTGCCTTGGAGATATCCGCCGTCCACACCGCCGCGGCCAGGCCGTATTGGGTGTCGTTGGCAATGGCGATGGCTTCTTCGGCGCTGTCGAAGGTGATGACCGACAGCACAGGGCCGAAGATCTCTTCCTGGGCGATCCTCATGGCATTGGTCACCCCGTCGAAAATCGTCGGCTCAACGTACGTGCCACCGGTTTCTTCCAGGGTGCGCTTGCCGCCCGCGACCAGCTTGGCGCCGTCGGCGTGGCCGGCTTCGATGTACGACAGCACGGTGTTCATCTGCTGGGTGTCCACCAGCGCGCCGACGGTTGTTGCCGGGTCCAGCGGGTTGCCTGGCTTCCAGCCCTTGAGGGCCTCGATCACCAGCGGCAGGAATTTATCCTTGATTGAACGCTCGACGAGCAGTCGCGAACCGGCGGTGCAGACTTCGCCCTGGTTGAAGGCGATGGCGCCCGCGGCGGATTCGGCAGCCGCTTGCAGGTCTGGCGCATCGGCAAACACGATGTTCGGGCTCTTGCCGCCGGCTTCCAGCCACACGCGCTTCATGTTCGACTCGCCGGAGCGGATCAACAGTTGCTTGGCAATCTTGGTGGAGCCGGTGAACACCAGCGTGTCGACGTCCATGTGCAGCGCCAGTGCGTTACCCACAGTGTGGCCGTAGCCCGGCAGCACGTTGAATACGCCTTTTGGAATACCGGCCTCAACGGCCAGGGCCGCGATGCGGATGGCGGTCAGCGGGGACTTTTCGGACGGCTTGAGGATGACCGAGTTACCGGTCGACAGCGCTGGGCCGAGTTTCCAGCAGGCCATCATCAGCGGGAAGTTCCACGGCACGATGGCGCCAACCACGCCGACTGGCTCGCGGGTTACCAGGCCGAGTTGATCATGCGGGGTGGCGGCAACTTCGTCGTAGATCTTGTCGATCGCCTCGCCGCTCCAGCTCAGGGCATTGGCTGCACCTGGGACGTCGATACCGAGCGAATCACTGATCGGCTTGCCCATGTCCAGGGTTTCAAGCAGCGCCAGCTCTTCGGCATTGGCCTTGAGCAACGCGGCGAAACGGATCATGGCGGCCTTGCGCTTGGCCGGTGCCAGGCGCGACCAGACACCGGAATTGAAGGTGGCGCGGGCATTTTCTACAGCGCGCTGGGCGTCGGCGGCGTCGCAACTGGCAACGGTGGCCAGTAGACGGCCATCGACCGGGCTGATGCATTCGAACGTGTCACCGGAAACGGCGGCGGTGTATTCGCCATTGATATAGGCGCGGCCTTCGATCTTCAGATCCTTGGCGCG contains the following coding sequences:
- a CDS encoding phospholipase D family protein, producing MTRRLLPFFLLGALALGGCATVDTPRVPSDALPAAQSSFGRSIQAQAAPYQGRSGFRLLPNSSEAFMARAELIRNAQSSLDLQYYIVHDGISTRMLVDELLKAADRGVRVRILLDDTTSDGLDQIIATLAAHPQIEIRLFNPLHLGRSTGVTRAMGRLFNLSLQHRRMHNKLWLADNSVAIVGGRNLGDEYFDAEPNLNFTDIDMLSVGPVAEQLGHSFDQYWNSALSKPIDDFVSNAPSKRDLAAARVRLHDSLAESRQQNHTLYNRLRTYQTQPRMDIWRRELIWAWNQALWDAPSKVLAKADPDPRLLLTTQLAPELEGVNHELIMISAYFVPGQPGLVYLTGRADAGVSVSLLTNSLEATDVPAVHGGYAPYRKALLEHGVKLYELRRQPGDPSAGSGPHLFRRGAFHGSDSSLHSKAMIFDREKSFIGSFNFDPRSVLWNTEVGVLVDSPELAEHVRNLALQGMAPALSYQAKLQDGQVVWVTEDNGQLHTLTDEPGSWWRRFNAWFATSVGLERML
- a CDS encoding aldehyde dehydrogenase yields the protein MTTLPRADWEQRAKDLKIEGRAYINGEYTAAVSGDTFECISPVDGRLLATVASCDAADAQRAVENARATFNSGVWSRLAPAKRKAAMIRFAALLKANAEELALLETLDMGKPISDSLGIDVPGAANALSWSGEAIDKIYDEVAATPHDQLGLVTREPVGVVGAIVPWNFPLMMACWKLGPALSTGNSVILKPSEKSPLTAIRIAALAVEAGIPKGVFNVLPGYGHTVGNALALHMDVDTLVFTGSTKIAKQLLIRSGESNMKRVWLEAGGKSPNIVFADAPDLQAAAESAAGAIAFNQGEVCTAGSRLLVERSIKDKFLPLVIEALKGWKPGNPLDPATTVGALVDTQQMNTVLSYIEAGHADGAKLVAGGKRTLEETGGTYVEPTIFDGVTNAMRIAQEEIFGPVLSVITFDSAEEAIAIANDTQYGLAAAVWTADISKAHLTAKALRAGSVWVNQYDGGDMTAPFGGFKQSGNGRDKSLHAFDKYTELKATWIKL
- a CDS encoding MFS transporter; the protein is MRWATYFAVLASVLSVGLALGVSMPLVSLRLESWGYGSFAIGVMAAMPAFGVLLGAKVSSRMASWLGTANLMRLCLWAGAVSIGLLAILPSYPVWLVLRLMIGVILTIVFILGESWINQLVVEQWRGRLVALYGCTYALSQLSGPLLLGVLGTDHDYGFWVGVGLLMVAPLLLLGRSGAPTAESFSVTFGDLWRFCRGLPAIAWAVALFAAFEAMILTLLPVYCLQQGFTAEIALAMVSTVVVGDALLQLPIGALADYLPRRTLFLSCALLLLASSLAIPLLLHTPLIWPVWVVFGASAGGLFTLSLILIGERYRDDALVRANAHVAQLWGIGCLIGPLVAGAGSQWISGHALPWLMAAGALGLVVLLLRQGAFGVAQPA